In Thermosphaera sp., a genomic segment contains:
- a CDS encoding site-specific integrase, translating into MPGRIDVGKAPSELLELSNQEVLQEFVMLLESTGASKDTIKAYQSAINDFLEFIGSKPLKEVSLRDVLAWRNERLRNGFPRRKTLDKNKWQSTLHYYTIFLKRFFEWLGLELKIPGVKKPSPKITALTDEEVNKLLAAARGPLDTLILRLLLDTGLRSKEILSLRVGDIDFDNGVIKVVEGKYGKERYVTASSDTFKLIESWIKLNNLARDDRLVNLTYGGLYKKLKRLALRAGIPPGKVRPHVLRHTFATRALRSGISLPSLQRLLGHTDIRTTQVYLHLTIDDIKREYREKLENKLSTIAGEGLLCPSCRRSIPADAAFCPYCGTSISKSQKNLALA; encoded by the coding sequence GTGCCTGGGCGAATCGACGTTGGCAAAGCACCGTCGGAGTTGCTGGAGCTTAGCAATCAGGAGGTCCTTCAAGAATTTGTCATGCTTTTAGAGTCCACGGGCGCTTCCAAGGATACTATAAAAGCTTATCAGTCGGCAATAAATGATTTCCTAGAGTTCATAGGGAGTAAACCATTAAAGGAGGTTTCGCTCAGAGATGTTTTGGCATGGAGAAATGAAAGACTTAGGAATGGGTTTCCCCGCAGAAAAACTCTTGATAAGAATAAGTGGCAGTCAACGCTTCACTACTATACGATTTTCCTCAAGAGATTCTTTGAATGGCTTGGCTTGGAGCTCAAGATTCCAGGTGTTAAGAAACCATCACCGAAGATAACTGCCTTAACCGATGAAGAAGTCAACAAGCTTCTAGCCGCAGCTAGGGGGCCATTGGATACGTTAATTCTCCGGTTGCTTCTGGATACTGGTTTGAGAAGTAAGGAAATCCTGAGCCTAAGGGTTGGGGACATAGATTTCGACAACGGAGTCATTAAGGTCGTTGAGGGAAAATACGGGAAGGAAAGGTATGTTACGGCATCATCAGATACATTCAAGCTGATTGAGTCGTGGATCAAGCTGAACAATCTAGCGAGGGATGATAGACTGGTAAACCTGACCTACGGGGGGTTGTATAAGAAGCTTAAGCGGCTTGCTCTAAGAGCGGGTATTCCGCCTGGAAAGGTGAGACCCCATGTGCTCAGGCATACTTTCGCGACCAGGGCCCTTAGAAGCGGAATCAGCCTTCCATCTCTTCAGAGACTTTTGGGGCACACCGATATAAGGACCACTCAGGTCTATTTACATTTAACGATCGACGATATCAAGCGTGAATACAGGGAAAAGCTTGAAAATAAGCTCTCAACGATAGCTGGTGAAGGGTTATTGTGCCCTAGTTGTAGGCGGAGCATCCCAGCCGACGCCGCGTTCTGCCCGTATTGTGGCACGTCCATATCTAAGTCTCAGAAAAACCTAGCTCTCGCTTAA
- a CDS encoding DHHA1 domain-containing protein: MENWVILTHGDGDGVAAGSLAYAFFKRTGRSCDVFFTHPVGLVEDLASFTKKGDNIVILDIAVDELNKSRLADLLEDRGKDGRIIYIDHHPMPEDFILNGENVEIVHNTCCSASELSYRYFHERGLNPDYGRVALMGAISDYLDETEWVRVELLRWDKRSIYLEAGIVTQGLEGSRRDHDFKRRVLAHLSDNKLPSTLTELVTKALSQALADEELRLWVKSNVKTYGKISLIVDPKGSLGRAANYSMVYGETPIGLAAETRGELYVLSLRSRAGVDLNKLLRELSKRLDIHGGGHPHAAGARVRRNLFKKFLDELNELVANQS; this comes from the coding sequence ATGGAGAACTGGGTTATCCTCACTCATGGCGACGGAGACGGGGTTGCAGCGGGTTCTCTTGCATACGCTTTCTTTAAAAGAACTGGGAGAAGCTGCGATGTTTTCTTCACGCACCCTGTTGGATTGGTTGAAGATTTAGCCTCCTTCACTAAAAAAGGCGACAACATTGTAATCCTAGACATCGCCGTCGATGAATTAAACAAATCGAGACTCGCCGATCTCCTTGAAGACAGGGGTAAAGACGGGAGGATCATTTACATAGATCATCATCCGATGCCCGAGGATTTCATATTAAATGGAGAAAACGTTGAAATCGTACACAATACCTGTTGCTCGGCATCGGAGTTATCCTATAGGTATTTTCACGAGAGAGGGCTCAACCCCGACTATGGAAGAGTGGCCTTAATGGGAGCCATAAGTGACTACCTCGACGAGACGGAATGGGTTAGAGTAGAACTGCTCAGATGGGATAAAAGGAGCATTTATCTTGAAGCCGGCATCGTGACGCAAGGGTTAGAGGGTTCTCGAAGAGATCATGATTTCAAGAGGAGAGTTCTTGCCCATCTGAGCGATAATAAGCTTCCAAGCACCCTGACCGAATTGGTTACTAAGGCTTTATCTCAAGCACTAGCTGACGAAGAACTTAGACTGTGGGTTAAATCCAACGTCAAAACATATGGAAAAATCTCGCTCATTGTCGACCCCAAGGGGAGTTTAGGGAGGGCGGCAAACTACTCAATGGTGTACGGTGAAACCCCTATAGGATTAGCGGCTGAAACCCGCGGAGAATTATACGTATTAAGCCTGAGAAGTAGGGCGGGCGTTGACCTAAATAAATTGCTAAGAGAATTGAGCAAGCGGCTAGACATTCATGGGGGAGGCCACCCGCATGCCGCCGGGGCAAGAGTGAGAAGAAATTTGTTTAAAAAATTCTTGGATGAACTTAACGAGCTCGTTGCGAATCAATCTTAG
- a CDS encoding DUF2258 domain-containing protein, translating to MSEPSLSKPLIRELNTGIVISGGYATKVRRTLFAQLRNEIKNDKNLAREAARASAELNRVIYHVLVESLRTDKGDAVRIRVKYRIDEPSKRIVFDYNTLKLEVFKRIPDEQVSATVEKVLKEKLEEVIKQYSVLPVAERVEEAIKPEEAQVVQQSLEIVSGADLLKNVKSIYLLGETALDGLLFKMVDHKDQTIGMVTLEPSERGVVIDAIIIMDGRGYRFLKSSEKGKEVLAENTDIILQELASTKPVELGSEEANNLIQEKISLMV from the coding sequence TTGAGCGAGCCCAGCCTTTCGAAACCATTGATAAGGGAACTTAACACAGGGATCGTCATATCCGGAGGCTACGCCACAAAAGTGAGGCGAACACTTTTCGCTCAATTAAGAAACGAAATAAAGAATGATAAAAATCTCGCAAGGGAAGCCGCCAGGGCTTCAGCAGAGCTAAATAGGGTTATTTATCACGTGCTTGTTGAATCATTGCGTACCGATAAGGGGGATGCTGTTAGAATAAGAGTGAAGTACAGGATCGATGAACCCTCTAAGAGAATAGTATTCGACTACAACACACTAAAATTGGAGGTTTTCAAGAGGATTCCAGATGAACAAGTTTCAGCAACCGTTGAGAAAGTCTTGAAGGAGAAGCTTGAGGAAGTTATAAAACAGTATTCAGTTCTACCTGTTGCTGAAAGGGTTGAAGAAGCGATTAAACCCGAGGAGGCACAGGTTGTTCAACAATCCCTAGAGATTGTTTCTGGAGCAGACTTGTTGAAAAATGTGAAATCTATATATCTGCTCGGGGAAACAGCCCTTGACGGACTACTATTCAAGATGGTAGACCACAAGGATCAAACTATAGGCATGGTAACTCTGGAACCCAGTGAAAGAGGAGTCGTAATAGATGCTATAATCATAATGGATGGAAGAGGATATAGGTTTTTGAAATCATCTGAGAAGGGGAAAGAAGTATTGGCTGAAAACACGGATATCATTTTGCAGGAGCTTGCCTCGACTAAGCCCGTCGAATTAGGCTCTGAGGAGGCTAATAACCTTATTCAGGAAAAAATCTCTCTAATGGTCTAA
- a CDS encoding SIS domain-containing protein, with amino-acid sequence MASLIITGDLMEEMYLEWARQARNAFEKDHGLRFDRVFRSVVVAGMGGSGIVGDVLATLATLYSSTPVIIIKNHVLPHFVSTDDLLLVVSYSGNTLETLRLFETGLRRKIPMTTVSSGGLLKEKSLEQGIPHVQLPKGLAPRASLPSMLYGILRILIDNGLFRTPPGMVENSIIFLEKTVGKALAEAGLIAEWIHNAGGLLVISTHTPLEALALRGKNEFNENAKIPVKIDVSPEWMHNDIVGYESPFLKDFSILEIVDPDDKVGVSLVNFMERIYSRITSKFYRLSLEGGNLLEKLMYGSLLLGLSSCKLARIRGLDPLRTLYIQEYKNEAESIFKD; translated from the coding sequence GTGGCTTCTTTAATCATAACTGGTGACTTGATGGAAGAAATGTATCTAGAGTGGGCTAGGCAGGCTAGAAATGCGTTTGAAAAAGACCACGGTTTGAGATTTGATAGGGTTTTCAGGAGCGTAGTAGTAGCGGGCATGGGAGGTAGCGGGATCGTTGGAGACGTTTTAGCGACGCTTGCAACACTTTACTCATCGACGCCCGTGATAATTATTAAAAACCACGTTCTTCCACACTTCGTCTCCACCGATGACTTGTTGTTGGTCGTCAGCTATAGTGGCAATACTCTTGAAACCCTTCGATTATTTGAGACAGGGTTGAGGAGAAAGATACCGATGACCACCGTGTCGAGCGGGGGCTTATTAAAGGAGAAGTCCCTCGAGCAAGGGATACCTCATGTTCAACTGCCAAAGGGGCTTGCCCCGAGAGCATCCCTCCCATCAATGCTTTACGGGATTCTCAGAATTTTAATAGACAATGGCTTATTTCGGACGCCGCCAGGAATGGTTGAAAACAGCATAATCTTCCTTGAGAAAACAGTAGGAAAAGCCCTCGCCGAGGCAGGGTTAATCGCAGAGTGGATCCATAATGCTGGAGGATTACTAGTAATATCGACTCATACACCCCTGGAAGCCCTTGCTCTAAGAGGCAAGAACGAGTTTAACGAGAACGCTAAGATCCCCGTCAAAATTGATGTATCCCCTGAATGGATGCACAATGACATCGTAGGATATGAGAGCCCATTCCTGAAGGACTTCAGCATACTTGAAATAGTAGATCCGGATGACAAGGTGGGGGTCAGTCTCGTCAACTTCATGGAGAGAATCTATTCGAGAATAACAAGCAAGTTTTACAGACTGAGTTTGGAGGGCGGGAACCTGTTGGAGAAGCTGATGTATGGATCACTATTGCTGGGATTGTCTAGTTGCAAACTCGCGAGAATCAGGGGATTAGACCCGTTGAGAACCCTGTACATACAAGAATATAAGAATGAGGCAGAATCGATCTTCAAAGATTAA
- a CDS encoding phosphatase PAP2 family protein: protein MKQDISLEKLLLVLNGFLLGFLIITILTDDVRAWILWSLLGDEKFYLTAGIILFYLMERNTGVNVAVAVLLSGSLNIFLKYAFNLPRPPQELWRGEASGPGFPSGHSQVSTSFWSSIVFQKKTMGLTISSLIIVTGVSLSRIYLGVHYPLDVAGGVIFGLACGILPALNSPSKASRYRLVTLTVASALNIVNLMRGSEVLASQALLGLSLSLAFNHKRIDSVETLLRGFRTRDRVFIGVSTAVVAMIVYSLSSSIPYGVLTGFFLLGFIMVSAPKIYSIVTKKWQGRSC from the coding sequence TTGAAGCAGGACATCTCGCTTGAGAAGCTACTCTTGGTCCTCAACGGTTTTCTCCTGGGATTCTTGATCATAACCATCTTAACCGACGACGTTAGAGCATGGATCCTATGGAGTCTTCTAGGGGATGAAAAGTTCTATCTTACAGCGGGAATCATACTGTTCTATTTGATGGAGAGAAATACTGGAGTCAACGTTGCAGTAGCTGTCTTGCTTTCAGGCTCGCTGAACATTTTCCTGAAATACGCCTTCAACCTACCCAGACCCCCCCAGGAGCTTTGGAGAGGAGAGGCTTCCGGACCCGGGTTCCCAAGCGGCCACTCCCAAGTCTCCACATCCTTTTGGAGTTCAATAGTATTTCAAAAGAAAACCATGGGTTTAACAATCTCCTCGTTGATTATTGTGACTGGAGTATCTCTCAGCAGGATTTATCTCGGAGTACATTATCCACTGGATGTCGCCGGGGGAGTGATCTTTGGTCTAGCATGCGGAATATTACCCGCCTTGAATTCCCCAAGCAAGGCTTCACGATATAGGCTTGTTACTCTCACCGTTGCCTCTGCATTGAATATTGTGAACTTAATGAGGGGGAGCGAGGTCTTGGCGAGTCAGGCTCTTCTAGGATTATCTCTCTCCCTAGCGTTCAACCATAAGAGGATTGACTCGGTGGAGACCCTTCTGAGAGGGTTCAGGACGCGGGACAGAGTGTTCATCGGGGTCTCGACCGCCGTAGTCGCTATGATAGTTTATTCTTTATCATCATCCATACCTTATGGAGTCTTAACGGGTTTCTTCCTTCTCGGGTTTATCATGGTTTCTGCTCCGAAAATCTATTCCATAGTCACAAAGAAATGGCAGGGCCGATCCTGCTGA
- a CDS encoding geranylgeranylglycerol-phosphate geranylgeranyltransferase: MNTSYLKMIRPLNSFMSGIGVVFSILAYSSYSIDYGKALLMLAGFTTGFTATAASMLVNDIVDVEVDRVNKPWKPLPSGKAKVGTTWALTMILASAAVLVNVAVGWSLVAVTLIYLSIGVLYNFMRKYWWSQFMVSASTTGPIVYGYVASGLPEDSIVFTTLFALTIFTVNTGREVLKAVQDMEGDKSMGYNTIPLRIGVQPSLVILKAAGLLGPLLGVTAGLIGGASLAYITLISLAGYFYARSLFKACGKPGDKQVLESSRRNTLKAMMLGLLAFWVSRIGPAISL, translated from the coding sequence ATGAACACGAGCTATTTAAAGATGATCAGGCCGTTGAACTCCTTTATGAGTGGGATAGGCGTAGTATTCTCGATTCTTGCATACTCTTCATACAGTATTGACTACGGGAAAGCCTTGCTAATGCTTGCTGGCTTCACCACGGGCTTCACTGCGACAGCTGCCAGCATGCTGGTTAACGACATCGTCGATGTCGAGGTCGACAGGGTTAACAAGCCGTGGAAACCTCTTCCAAGCGGGAAGGCGAAGGTTGGGACAACGTGGGCGTTAACTATGATCTTAGCCTCCGCAGCGGTCTTAGTCAACGTGGCCGTGGGTTGGAGTCTTGTTGCAGTAACTCTCATCTACTTGTCCATAGGAGTGCTCTACAACTTTATGCGGAAGTATTGGTGGAGCCAGTTCATGGTGTCAGCTTCAACCACTGGACCAATTGTGTATGGCTATGTGGCTTCGGGACTCCCAGAGGACTCTATAGTGTTCACAACGCTCTTTGCATTAACGATCTTCACGGTCAACACGGGACGCGAAGTGTTGAAAGCTGTACAGGACATGGAGGGAGACAAGTCTATGGGTTACAACACCATACCCTTGAGAATCGGGGTTCAACCATCCCTGGTGATACTCAAAGCAGCTGGTTTACTCGGACCCTTACTCGGTGTCACGGCTGGACTCATAGGCGGGGCAAGCCTTGCTTACATAACCCTAATCTCGCTCGCCGGCTATTTCTACGCGAGGAGCCTTTTCAAAGCATGTGGAAAGCCTGGTGACAAGCAGGTCCTAGAAAGCTCGAGAAGAAACACTTTGAAAGCAATGATGCTCGGCCTCTTGGCCTTCTGGGTCAGCAGGATCGGCCCTGCCATTTCTTTGTGA
- a CDS encoding HAD family hydrolase: protein MFDLDGTLVDSEEFIVWTFVEAGRIVGARVDPRRVSEMIGYPLDTVLEKVLDASNVDLERFKSVRKRIIEENWRKMIRVFPEVHDTLEYLERKGYVLGVASSSITPRIRMFLEYFGLTSFFKVISGVEEGVKGKPEPDVILKALSELKLPASQAVYVGDRFVDCVASSRAGVDFILVDRNGSYDGGWSCTPFYVVKTLGDLTKLL from the coding sequence TTGTTTGACTTAGACGGCACTCTTGTGGATAGCGAGGAATTCATAGTCTGGACGTTCGTTGAGGCCGGCAGGATTGTGGGGGCTAGAGTCGACCCCCGCAGAGTGAGTGAGATGATAGGCTACCCGCTTGACACGGTGTTAGAGAAGGTCCTAGATGCTAGTAATGTTGACCTGGAGAGGTTCAAGAGCGTTAGGAAGAGGATTATCGAGGAGAACTGGAGGAAAATGATTAGAGTGTTTCCAGAAGTCCATGATACTTTAGAGTACTTGGAGAGGAAAGGATACGTCCTAGGAGTTGCATCATCAAGCATTACCCCCAGGATTAGAATGTTCCTCGAATACTTTGGCTTGACGAGCTTCTTCAAGGTTATCTCTGGCGTTGAGGAAGGCGTTAAGGGGAAGCCGGAGCCAGACGTGATTCTGAAGGCGTTAAGCGAGCTGAAACTCCCGGCCTCTCAGGCAGTCTACGTTGGGGATAGGTTCGTCGACTGTGTCGCATCCTCCAGGGCTGGGGTAGACTTTATTCTCGTGGACAGGAATGGGAGTTATGATGGAGGCTGGTCCTGCACACCATTTTACGTTGTCAAAACCCTAGGGGATTTGACCAAGCTATTGTAG
- a CDS encoding phosphoglycolate phosphatase yields the protein MSEVKIIFFDVDGTITEDRNTYLLDLELVKYLRKLAERGTYLSIISSNAVPVVIGLARYLGLNGPVAGESGSILYYDEWGLVGLARGSSHHAYLEVLRRFSDYVDDSWQNQFRKYEYALKVKKGLNGWHVFRMIKEYVEAKYGDVEVGYSGYAIHLVPKGVNKGVAVKYILDRLNIDPSQAAGVGDSIMDVEIMRQVGYSVAVGNADEELKRACSIILKSPSGRGVLEFVKMILEGGF from the coding sequence ATGAGCGAGGTTAAGATAATTTTCTTCGACGTGGACGGAACAATCACGGAGGACAGGAACACGTATCTTTTAGACCTAGAGCTGGTTAAATACTTGAGGAAACTAGCGGAGAGAGGAACATACTTGAGCATTATATCAAGCAATGCCGTCCCCGTTGTTATTGGATTGGCTCGGTACCTCGGGTTGAACGGCCCGGTCGCAGGAGAGTCCGGCTCTATTCTCTACTATGATGAATGGGGGCTCGTCGGCCTGGCCCGTGGTTCATCGCACCACGCTTACCTTGAAGTCCTGAGAAGGTTTTCAGACTACGTTGACGACTCGTGGCAGAATCAATTCAGGAAGTACGAGTATGCTTTGAAGGTTAAGAAGGGATTGAATGGCTGGCACGTTTTCAGGATGATTAAGGAATACGTGGAAGCTAAGTATGGGGACGTTGAAGTAGGCTACAGCGGATATGCTATCCACCTAGTTCCAAAGGGCGTTAACAAGGGTGTTGCGGTGAAATACATACTTGATAGATTGAATATAGATCCATCCCAGGCCGCGGGAGTAGGAGACAGCATCATGGATGTTGAAATCATGAGGCAAGTGGGATATAGTGTTGCAGTCGGCAACGCTGACGAGGAGCTGAAAAGAGCATGCAGTATAATCTTGAAATCTCCCAGCGGGAGAGGAGTTTTAGAATTCGTGAAAATGATTTTGGAAGGGGGATTCTAG
- a CDS encoding FAD-dependent oxidoreductase, producing MADYLKFAFTCKDKPASNNLKVGIIGAGPAGLAAAGYLACQGYEITIYDKQPYPGGLMLFAIPPWRIPRHRVILGTKELEEKYGVKFELRTKVFSGEAKHHEEGDEFVEKKVGLEEIVNNYDLVLITTGTWVSKIPKLPGANAKGVVSALEYVYKFRLYELKLLERKPHAGNKVVVIGGGYSAIDAAEQALREGAESYLLYRRTINEAPAGIFEIERIQRMGVEFMELVSPVEIIVENGGAKAIKMQKMKLGPLDETGRPQPVPIEGSEFLIEADTIVFATGETATPPLASVEEYMAKLGIKLSRNNTIIVNDKLQTGNPKVFAAGDVVNGPTKVGKAISSGLYAAKYMNAWIQAKLLKQPLAR from the coding sequence TTGGCTGATTACCTCAAGTTTGCTTTCACGTGCAAGGATAAACCGGCTTCGAATAATTTGAAAGTCGGCATTATAGGAGCTGGTCCAGCCGGCTTAGCCGCGGCAGGATACTTAGCTTGCCAGGGCTATGAGATCACAATATATGATAAGCAACCATACCCTGGAGGATTGATGCTATTCGCTATCCCTCCATGGAGGATACCTAGGCACAGAGTCATTCTTGGAACCAAGGAGCTCGAGGAAAAATACGGGGTTAAGTTTGAACTCAGAACAAAAGTCTTCTCCGGAGAGGCGAAGCATCACGAAGAGGGCGACGAGTTCGTTGAAAAGAAGGTAGGTCTTGAAGAAATAGTGAACAATTACGATTTAGTCTTGATAACGACGGGTACATGGGTTTCTAAAATACCGAAGTTGCCTGGGGCAAACGCTAAAGGAGTTGTTTCAGCGCTTGAATACGTATACAAGTTCAGGCTCTACGAGTTAAAATTACTTGAGAGAAAACCTCACGCAGGCAATAAGGTGGTAGTAATAGGTGGAGGATACAGTGCCATAGACGCTGCGGAACAAGCCCTGAGAGAGGGCGCCGAATCATACCTCCTCTACAGAAGAACCATTAACGAGGCGCCGGCCGGCATTTTCGAGATAGAGAGGATTCAGAGGATGGGTGTTGAATTCATGGAGCTGGTTTCACCTGTGGAGATAATTGTGGAGAACGGTGGAGCCAAGGCGATTAAGATGCAGAAAATGAAGTTAGGGCCGCTGGACGAGACAGGCCGACCACAGCCCGTCCCCATAGAGGGCTCGGAATTCCTGATCGAAGCAGACACGATAGTCTTTGCCACAGGTGAAACAGCCACACCACCATTGGCATCCGTTGAAGAATACATGGCGAAACTCGGAATAAAACTCTCCAGAAACAACACCATAATCGTTAACGATAAACTCCAGACGGGGAACCCCAAAGTATTCGCTGCAGGAGACGTGGTCAACGGGCCTACTAAGGTCGGCAAAGCCATTTCAAGCGGATTATACGCTGCGAAATACATGAACGCGTGGATCCAAGCCAAGCTTCTAAAACAACCCCTCGCGAGGTGA
- a CDS encoding 4Fe-4S dicluster domain-containing protein, which produces MSGESSNPVASRYLRIIDIGTCIGCGACEAACGFIHEGHPYIKVYRTSIGLEVPVSCLHCAKAPCIDVCPTGAMTRDKEGAVYVVASKCIGCMACLYACPFGIPELDKSMKISTKCDLCSDQRKKGLEPGCSSLCPTGAIIYSPEPGVFDIAKKKTAESWAKARYESLM; this is translated from the coding sequence GTGAGCGGTGAGTCATCCAACCCGGTCGCATCGAGATACCTCAGGATCATAGATATCGGAACCTGCATTGGATGCGGGGCATGCGAAGCAGCATGCGGTTTCATTCACGAGGGACACCCCTACATTAAAGTCTATAGAACGTCGATAGGGCTTGAAGTGCCTGTCTCGTGTCTCCACTGCGCTAAGGCCCCCTGTATTGATGTTTGTCCAACCGGAGCAATGACTAGGGATAAGGAGGGGGCAGTATACGTTGTGGCAAGTAAATGCATAGGATGCATGGCGTGCTTGTACGCGTGCCCGTTCGGTATCCCCGAGCTCGACAAGTCAATGAAGATATCGACTAAGTGCGACCTGTGCTCCGACCAGAGGAAGAAGGGTCTCGAGCCCGGATGTAGCTCCTTATGCCCAACTGGCGCGATAATTTACTCTCCCGAGCCCGGAGTTTTCGATATAGCAAAGAAAAAGACGGCAGAATCATGGGCCAAGGCAAGGTATGAATCCCTGATGTAA
- a CDS encoding complex I subunit 5 family protein, translating into MLSIAPFVFYISGALLFVYPGIKRETGLPGMLLLKVSSAVLLSIGAYSSLIAGETDLFGCLLALTTIVLGSLISLYGAEYFRLNNYSKSANILLDLLVVSLFLTFTSYNVILLASFWTLSEILAFALIKEGEEHSYEGSLTSSRGFIFTSTLTFEVTVFTLIITSVLLVAGSIRFENLLTPFPVLASAGMPVQPYLIPLLLAGFITKAAIIPLHFWLPSAHTAAPSPASALLSGVMTLLGFLGLYRLKELVDFGEYLPVITAFLVIAGITSIIYGGIQSINQRDGKRMLAYATISTNGFISLVFALYISYPSSISLLALTSSIIMHTAYKTTLFAETGLIEYSYGTRYIHGLHDVSTHLPISSLGGLMAVFTMLGLPGSIGFTSKLLSIYATLYEGLDSLKTIIILGIALYIAVTIAISITYFKIYLRKSRSVLQPVKMVNHRTQAYVLALGSLNILFNLLVMVTEFTTIVLITFFTMLIPVLVSLLFYTAIRGVKPREHAG; encoded by the coding sequence ATGTTGTCGATAGCACCATTTGTTTTTTACATATCAGGCGCATTACTATTCGTTTACCCGGGCATAAAGAGGGAAACCGGTTTACCAGGTATGCTCTTACTCAAGGTCTCCTCTGCAGTCTTATTGTCCATCGGAGCTTATTCTTCACTCATCGCGGGGGAGACCGATCTTTTCGGGTGTTTACTAGCTTTAACCACAATCGTATTGGGATCACTCATCTCTCTCTACGGTGCGGAGTACTTCAGATTAAACAACTATTCGAAGTCTGCAAACATCCTTCTCGACCTTCTCGTTGTGTCTCTGTTCTTAACTTTCACATCTTACAACGTGATCCTTCTGGCCTCTTTCTGGACGCTCTCGGAAATACTCGCCTTCGCGCTTATAAAGGAGGGGGAAGAACACTCCTACGAGGGTTCTTTAACGTCTTCAAGAGGTTTCATCTTCACCTCGACGCTGACTTTCGAGGTAACCGTGTTCACGCTGATAATAACTTCAGTGCTCTTAGTAGCTGGTTCCATAAGGTTTGAAAACCTTCTAACACCTTTCCCCGTTCTCGCAAGTGCTGGGATGCCGGTTCAACCGTACTTGATACCGTTACTGCTTGCAGGCTTCATTACGAAAGCCGCGATAATTCCTCTTCACTTCTGGCTGCCGAGCGCGCACACTGCAGCACCATCCCCCGCATCTGCATTGCTAAGCGGGGTTATGACTCTACTAGGATTCCTGGGGCTATACAGGCTAAAGGAGCTCGTGGATTTCGGAGAGTATCTTCCAGTAATAACTGCCTTCCTCGTTATAGCAGGTATCACCTCTATCATATATGGCGGCATTCAATCAATCAACCAGAGAGATGGTAAGAGAATGCTTGCATACGCGACAATATCTACTAACGGCTTCATAAGCCTGGTCTTTGCACTATACATCTCCTATCCCAGCAGTATTTCGCTCCTCGCCTTGACATCATCAATAATAATGCACACTGCTTACAAGACCACTCTATTCGCTGAAACCGGGCTCATCGAGTATTCCTATGGAACGAGGTATATTCACGGATTACATGATGTTTCAACACACCTGCCGATCTCGTCCTTGGGAGGGCTGATGGCTGTTTTCACGATGCTTGGCCTCCCCGGTTCCATTGGGTTTACTTCAAAGCTCCTCAGCATCTACGCCACACTCTACGAAGGATTAGACTCTTTGAAAACTATCATTATTCTGGGAATAGCCCTCTACATCGCTGTGACCATAGCAATCAGTATTACGTATTTCAAGATCTACCTTAGAAAGAGCAGGAGCGTCCTGCAACCAGTCAAAATGGTTAATCACAGGACGCAAGCCTACGTGCTGGCCCTCGGCTCACTAAACATACTATTCAATCTACTCGTAATGGTAACTGAGTTCACAACGATTGTTTTAATCACGTTTTTCACCATGCTCATTCCCGTGTTAGTTTCCCTATTATTCTACACAGCGATAAGAGGGGTGAAGCCGCGTGAACATGCTGGTTAA